The Glycine soja cultivar W05 chromosome 3, ASM419377v2, whole genome shotgun sequence genome window below encodes:
- the LOC114405005 gene encoding uncharacterized protein LOC114405005, whose product MAGAGGGGDEYHQLDGAQRLLVDAMNAQMQRLLDRTTEEVYGRLEALENQANQNARRNIDGNRGNNGGNDGPRQNRVEGVKLNVPPFKGRSDPDAYLDWEMKTEHVFACNDYTDAQKVKLAAAEFSDYALVWWHKYQREMLREERREVDTWTEMKRVMRKRYVPTSYNRTMRQKLQGLSQGNLTVEEYYKEMEMALVRANIEEDSEDTMARFLNGLNPEIRDVVELQEYVVLDDLLHRALRVEQQIKRRSATRRNSPNTYNQNWANRSKKEGGNSFRPAATSPYGKSATPSVGGSKHNTSTSSSNTGTRNIKCFKCLGRGHIASECPTRRTMIMKADGEITSESEISEEEVEEEEYEEEAMQGDMLMVRRLLGNQMQPLDDNQRENIFHTRCVINGKLCSLIVDGGSCTNVASSTLVTKLNLETKPHPRPYKLQWLSEDEEVKVTQQVEVCLTIGRYNDKVLCDVVPMEATHVLLGRPWQYDTKAVHDGFTNKISFQQADKKIVLKPLSPQEVCEDQIKMREKKKSETLERKKSETLEKEKRGKKKSETLEREKRENKKSETLEGKQLYLATKREVRRVLCARQPLYLLFSQRQMLHANPIDEFKLPSSIQSLMQDFDDVFPASVPDGLPPLRGIEHHIDLIPGASLPNRPAYRSNPQETKEIERQVSELLSKGWVRDSMSPCAVPVILVPKKDGSWRMCSDCRAINNITIKYRHPIPRLDDLLDELYGACVFSKIDLKSGYNQIRIREGDEWKTAFKTKYGLYEWMVMPFGLTNAPSTFMRLMNHVLREFIGKFVVVYFDDILIYSTSLDLHVQHLQSVLSVLRKEKLYANLEKCSFCTDHVVFLGFVVSAEGVRVDVEKVKAIQEWPTPKTLSEVRGFHGLASFYRRFVKDFSTLAAPLTEVVKKNVGFKWGKKQEEAFAALKHRLTNAPILAMPNFAKSFEIECDASNVGIGAVLLQEGHPIAYFSEKLGADALNYSTYDKELYALVRALQTWQHYLLPKEFVIHSDHESLKYLKGQGKLNKRHAKWVEFLEQFPYVIKHKKGKGNVVADALSRRHALLAMLETKLFGLESLKDMYVHDVDFAEIFAACEKFSENGYYRHNGFLFKANKLCVPKCSIRELLVSESHEGGLMGHFGVQKTLEILQEHFFWPHMRRDVHKFCGHCIVCKQAKSKVKPHGLYTPLPVPEYPWTDISMDFVLGLPKTKNGKDSVFVVVDRFSKMAHFIPCKKVDDACHVADLFFKEIVRLHGLPRSIVSDRDAKFLSHFWRTLWGKIGTKLLFSTTCHPQTDGQTEVVNRTLGTLLRTVLKKNLKSWEACLPHVEFAYNRAVHSTTNCSPFEIVYGFNPLTPLDLLPMPNIAMFKHKDAQAKAEYVKKLHEQVRVPMLCWPSIADQTVNSRCVSEQWKIGLNMNGSCDRFFVEKMVRDIMENEDLMRLANDVAKKALHG is encoded by the exons ATGGCTGGagcaggtggtggtggtgacgaGTACCATCAGTTGGACGGCGCTCAACGTCTGTTAGTGGATGCGATGAATGCACAGATGCAACGTTTGCTAGACCGTACCACAGAGGAGGTCTATGGACGACTAGAAGCTTTGGAGAACCAAGCCAATCAGAATGCTAGACGAAATATAGATGGGAATAGAGGTAACAATGGCGGTAATGACGGACCGAGGCAGAACCGGGTTGAGGGAGTAAAGCTCAATGTTCCTCCCTTCAAAGGTAGAAGTGATCCAGATGCCTACCTGGACTGGGAAATGAAGACTGAGCACGTATTTGCCTGCAATGACTACACTGATGCGCAGAAAGTCAAGCTAGCAGCAGCTGAATTCTccgactatgcccttgtttggtggcataAATACCAAAGAGAAATGTTGAGAGAGGAACGACGAGAggtagatacatggactgagatgaaaAGGGTGATGAGAAAAAGGTATGTGCCCACTAGCTATAACagaaccatgcgacagaaactccaAGGGCTGTCCCAAGGGAATTTAACCGTGGaagaatattataaagagatggaaatggcgttagtgagggccaacatcgAAGAGGACTCCGAAGACACAATGGCTCGTTTCCTGAATGGTCTAAACCCTGAAAtcagagatgttgttgaattacaggagtatgtggtgttggatgacttgttacATAGGGCGCTTCGGGTTGAACagcaaattaaaagaagaagtgcAACAAGGAGGAACTCACCCAATACTTACAACCAAAACTGGGCCAAcagatccaagaaggagggaggtaATTCGTTCCGACCTGCAGCCACATCCCCGTATGGAAAGTCAGCAACACCCAGTGTAGGTGGAAGCAAACATAACACCTCCACTTCCTCATCCAATACTGGaaccagaaacataaaatgtttcaagtgcttaggcagaggacatattgcttctgaatgtccaaccaggaggaccatgatcatgaaggctgatggagaaatcactagtgagtctgaaatcagtgaagaagaagtggaagaagaagagtatgAGGAGGAAGCTATGCAGGGTGATATGTTGATGGTGAGAAGGCTGTTGGGAAATCAAATGCAGCCACTGGAtgacaatcaaagagaaaatattttccacaccagatgtgtaattaatggtaagctatgctctttaattgttgatggaggaagctgtaccaatgttgcaagttcCACATTAGTGACCAAACTGAATTTGGAAACTAAGCCCCATCCTAGACCATACAAACTTCagtggcttagtgaagatgaagaggtaaaagtgACTCAACAGGTTGAGGTGTGTCTCACCATTGGGCGATATAATGACAAGGTGCTGTGTGATGTGGTCCCAATGGAAGCGACCCATGTGCTGTTAGGAAGACCGTGGCAGTATGATACCAaggcagtgcatgatggcttcaccaacaaaatcTCTTTCCAGCAAGCTGACAAGAAGATTGTTCTCAAACCGTTATCTCCTCAAGAGGTTTGTgaggatcagataaaaatgagagaaaagaaaaagagtgagacacttgagaggaagaagagtgagacacttgagaaggaaaagagaggaaagaaaaagagtgaaacacttgagagggaaaagagagaaaacaaaaagagtgaaacacttgagggcAAACAGCTTTATTTAGCAACAAAAAGGGAGGTGAGGAGGGTGCTTTGTGCGAGACAACCcctctatttattgttttctcaacGTCAGATGTTGCATGCTAACCCaattgatgaatttaaattGCCTTCTAGTATTCAATCTCTTATGcaggattttgatgatgtgtttCCAGCAAGTGTACCAGATGGTTTGCCAccattgaggggaattgagcatcacatTGATCTCATTCCCGGAGCGTCCTTGCCCAATCGGCCAGCTTATAGGAGCAACCCACAAGAAACTAAGGAGATCGAAAGGCAAGTATCTGAACTCCTGAGCAAAGGTTGGGtgagagatagtatgagtccgTGCGCTGTACCTGTCATTCTAGTACCCAAGAAGGACGGCTCATGGAGGATGTGTTCTGATTGTAGAGCCATAAACAACATCACCATCAAGTATAGGCACCCAATCCCCAGGTTAgatgatcttcttgatgaactgtatggtgcatgtgtgttttctaaaattgatttgaaaagtggcTATAATCAGATTAGAATCAGAGAgggagatgaatggaaaactgcctttaaaacaaaatatggtttgtatgagtggatggttatgccatttggtttgactaatgcacctagtactttcatgagattgatgaaccatgttttaagggaatttattgggaaatttgtggtggtgtactttgatgatattcttatctatagcactagtcttgatttgcatgttcaacatttgcaatctgttttaagtgtgcttaggaaagaaaaattgtatgcCAACCTAGAAAAGTGCTCCTTTTGTACTGATCATGTGGTGTTTCTGGGTTTTGTTGTTAGTGCTGAGGGAGTACGGGTGGATGTGGAAAAGgttaaggccatccaagaatggccaacACCTAAGACCCTGAGTGAGGTGAGGGGATTTCATGGTTTAGCAAGTTTCTATAGGAGATTTGTTAAGGATTTTAGTACATTGGCTGCTCCTCTAACTGAAGTTGTTAAGAAGAATGTGGGTTTCAAATGGGGTAAGAAACAAGAAGAGGCCTTTGCTGCCCTCAAACATAGGTTAACTAATGCACCCATTCTTGCTATgcctaattttgcaaaatcatttgaaattgagtgtgatgcgtcAAATGTGGGCATTGGGGCTGTTTTATTGCAAGAGGGACATCCGatagcttattttagtgaaaagttaggagccgatgcccttaactattcaacttatgataaggaattGTATGCTTTGGTTAGGGCTTTACAAACTTGGCAGCATTACCTATTACCCAAAGAGTTTGTCATCCATAGTGATCACGAGtccttaaaatacttaaaaggccaaggaaagcttaataagaggcatgctaagtgggtagagtttttagagcaatttccatatgtcatcaaacataaaaaggggaaaggGAATGTAGTGGCTGATGCACTGTCTAGGAGACATGCTTTACTTGCTATGCTTGAAACTAAACTGTTTGGTCTCGAGTCTTTGAAAGACATGTATGTGCATGATGTGGACTTTGCTGAAATTTTTGCTGCATGTGAAAAGTTTTCTGAAAATGGTTACTATAGGCATAATGGATTCTTGtttaaagcaaataaattgtgtgtgcctaagtGTTCCATTAGAGAGTTGCTTGTGAGTGAATCACATGAGGGGGGGTTGATGGGACACTTTGGGGTTCAAAAGACCCTGGAAATTCTGCAAGAGCATTTCTTTTGGCCTCATATGAGGCGTGATGTGCATAAGTTTTGTGGTCATTGCATTGTGTGTAAACAAGCTAAATCTAAGGTTAAACCTCATGGACTGTATACTCCTTTGCCTGTTCCTGAATATCCTTGGACTGACATATCTATggactttgttttggggctgcccaaaaccaagaatggaaaggattctgtgtttgttgttgttgacaggTTTTCTAAGATGGCACACTTCATCCCTTGCAAGAAAGTGGATGACGCTTgtcatgtggctgatttgtttttcaaagaaatagtGCGGCTTCATGGATTACCGAGGAGCATTGTCAGTGATAGGGATGCAAAATTCCTTAGTCACTTTTGGAGGACCTTGTGGGGTAAGATTGGtactaaattgttgttttctactacttgtcacccacaaactgaTGGTCAAACTGAGGTAGTCAATAGGACTTTAGGCACACTGCTTAGGactgttttaaagaaaaatcttaaatcttGGGAAGCCTGTTTGCCTCATGTTGAGTTTGCTTATAATCGGGCTGTCCATAGCACAACTAATTGTTCACCATTTGAGATAGTGTATGGATTTAATCCTttgactcctcttgatttgttgcctatgcctaacattgctatgtttaagcataaggatgcacaggctaAAGCTGAGTATgtgaagaagttgcatgagcaagtga GAGTGCCTATGCTTTGTTGGCCGTCGATTGCTGATCAAACGGTTAACAGTAGGTGTGTGAGTGAACAGTGGAAGATTGGTCTCAATATGAATGGGTCGTGTGATAGATTCTTTGTAGAAAAGATGGTGAGAGATATAATGGAGAATGAAGATCTCATGAGATTAGCAAATGATGTTGCTAAAAAAGCTCTTCATGGTTAA
- the LOC114406244 gene encoding UDP-glycosyltransferase 85A7-like codes for MEHSDTPHILAIPFPAEGHIKPMFNLAKLLSHRGHRITFMNTHHNHNRLLQFTDLPSFHTQFPDFLFASITDGIPSDNPRKGALLNYLPMLITPSARSLVAKEFRELFSRLLEKNGDRWQQPSCIIVDGLMSTIVMGVAQEFRIPVIAFRTYSPTCTWVTIFMSKLAQEGAQLLRSNQGE; via the coding sequence ATGGAGCACTCAGATACACCTCACATATTAGCTATACCCTTTCCAGCAGAAGGACACATCAAACCCATGTTTAATTTAGCCAAACTTCTTTCCCATAGAGGCCACAGAATCACCTTCATGAACACACATCACAACCACAATCGCCTCCTCCAATTCACAGATTTACCCTCATTCCACACTCAATTTCCCGATTTCCTCTTTGCATCCATCACTGATGGCATACCCTCTGACAATCCTAGAAAAGGTGCCCTACTAAACTACCTTCCAATGCTTATCACTCCTAGCGCCAGATCCTTAGTTGCCAAAGAGTTCCGAGAATTGTTCTCAAGACTTCTCGAGAAAAATGGTGATCGGTGGCAGCAACCATCTTGCATCATAGTTGATGGACTAATGTCAACGATTGTCATGGGAGTTGCACAAGAGTTTAGGATTCCAGTGATTGCTTTCCGAACCTACAGTCCCACTTGCACTTGGGTCACAATCTTCATGAGTAAACTTGCTCAGGAGGGAGCACAACTGCTTCGGAGTAATCAAGGTGAGTAA